From the genome of Pelosinus fermentans DSM 17108:
GATCAGCTACACTATTCACTTCAGTGTCTCCTATCTTCAAGATAACATCACCTTCTCTAAGACCAGCCTTATCTGCTGGTCCTCCTTTTGCGATTTGCAGCAAATAGACTCCTTTATCAATGGTAAGCTCATATCCATAACTCGCAGCTGTATTGCGATCAAGTATGCCTACGCCTAGGTAAGCTCTTACTACACGTCCTTTTTCAATAAGAGATTGTAAAATAGGTCTGGCAGTATTAATCGGAATCGAAAAACCAATACCTTCTACACCTGCAACTGCTATTTTTGCACTGTTAATCCCAATGACTACACCATCAGCATTTACCAATGCTCCACCCGAATTTCCCGGATTAATAGCAGCATCCGTTTGAATCAGTTTAAATTTTCGTTCTCCAATCTCAATAGAGCGATTCAGCGCACTAATAACCCCAGCAGTCACACTCCCCTTAAACTCCAAACCAAGGGGATTACCAATGGCAAGCGCCGGTTCACCAACCAATAAACTGTCTGAGTCCCCAAGAACAGCTGTGGGTAAACCAGCAGCATCTACTTTTACGACGGCCAGGTCAGTAGCAGGATCAGCCCCTAATACTCGCCCGGCGAGCACCCGTCCATCTGCTAGGGATACTGTAATTTCCTGAGCATTTTCTACAACGTGATTATTCGTGGCAATATATCCATTCCCATCAAAAATAACTCCTGAACCTACACCTTGCTCTACAAGTTCTTTACGATTAAAAGAGTTTCGAGCATAAGCTTTATTCGTAATCCCCACAACTGCCGGACCGACAGTCTGTGCAGCTCTGACTAAAGGCGTATTGCGTGCTTCAGACACTTGGGCTTGCGCCGCAGGTTCCTGCAGTAAATTTTGCATCGGCGTCATATTTTGCGGTGTAGATTTCGATAAAAACCTGCCGCCATAACCTAATACTAAACCACCGCCAATTAGTGCTCCGACAACAGCAATTAAAAATATCTGTCCAATTTTTCGATTCATCATCCTGCCCCCTTAGAAGTTACTACTCACTGTACGATCAGGATAGGTAATATGCAATTCAATTTCTGAGCCAATTTTTAAGCCCTGCTCTTCTAATATAGCACTTACGGTGCTTTTTGCCAATTCAGGATTATTATTTTCCTTACTCATGTGAGCTAAGAATACTTGCATATTCGGCTTCCTTTTTAACCGTGCTAACGTCCACGCAGCATCTACATTGGATAAATGCCCGCGATTGCTTTTGATGCGGCGCTTTAAATGCCAGGGATATGCCCCATTTTCCAGCATGTCTAAATCATGATTACATTCTAAAACTAATACATCACTTAATGCAATCGCTTCTTTCACTGCATCGGTAACAAAACCAATATCAGTAACCACACTACATTTACTGCTTCCATGATAAAAACGAAAGCCGACTGGGTCTGCTGCATCATGAGAAATACTAAATGGTTCCACCCGGACTTGTCCAATAGTAACGTTCTCCGATAAATTCTGACAGCAAAGATCAGGTATAACATCACGGCAGTACATCGCCCGCCAAGTATAAGGGCTGGCATATACAGGTAAATTGTACTTTTTAGTCATAGTTGGCAAGCCGCTAATATGATCTCTATGCTCATGTGTAATAAATACTCCATCCAACTCTTCGATATCTGTACCTAATGCAGCTAAGCTTTGTTTAATACGCCTTGTGCTGATCCCTGCATCCACTAATATTTTAGTATGTGTAAAATCTAAAAAAATGGCATTGCCTGTACTGCCACTCGCTAAAACATGAACTTTCATATATTCTCCTTTAGTTACACTTGATGTATATTCGAGTATTTTTACGACACTACTTGTAAAATTACATTAAAAACTATATAGTATTATATCAGAAAAGTTCTTATGATTTAACCTTTAATTCTATATAAAGAGGGATTCTATATAATGGAAGATCAACGTAAAGCTAAAAAACAGCTGATTGAGGAATTGATTTCATTACGCCAGCAGCTTGCAAAATGGAACGCTGCACCAACTCCCTCTTGCCCTCATCATAGTATGGATGAGCCACAGCATAGTTCTGCCCTTCTCCCAAAACCACATGCTTATTTATGGGAAGGGGAGTTTAAATCCTTAGTAGAAAATTCTCCGGATGCGATTATTCGTTTTGATAAAGATTTGCGATTTTTATATGCAAACAAAGTGGCTCTTAAAGTAATGAGAATACCATTAGCATCCTGCCTAGGAAAAACTGTCTCTGAATTAAAATTTCCCAGAAAATATTATAAATTGTGGAAATCACAGGTTGAGACCATATTTCAAACTAAACAGCAGGCAAAATTTGAAGCGGAATTTACTAGTAGTAAAGAACATCACTTTTACTATCATGCTCGACTTGTTCCCGAATTTTCTATAGATGGTTCTGTTGTTTCAGTTTTGTGCACCTTACGCAATATTGATGAACTAAAAAAAACGGAATTAGAATTACGAGCCAGTGAGTTTCGTAATCACAAACTATTATCATCTCTGCCCGATTTTTTATTTTATCTCACCAATGAAGGAGTTTATTTAGATTATCACGTAACCAATCCCGATTTATTATATAAGCCTCACAACAGCCGCATCGGCAAACATTTAACAGAAGTGCTCCCGAGTAAACAAGCCCAGCAATTTATGTCTGAAATAAAATGCGCCATCAAAACCGGGAAAATCAAAAGTATTGAGTACCAGCTGCCCATTAATGATACGATCTGTTCAATGGAAGCGCGTATCATGACTTATGATAAAAGCAGTGTCCTGGTTATTGTCAGAGATATTACAGAACTCAAGCATCTGCGGCAAGAACTTACCCGTCTTGATCAGCTAAATCTAGTGGGAGAAATGGCAGCTACAATTGGTCATGAAGTACGAAACCCAATGACAAGCGTCCGAGGATTTTTACAGTTTCTTAGTTATAAGGAAGAATGTCATAACTTTAAAAATTATTTTCAACTTATGATAGAAGAATTAGATCGTGCAAATTCTATTATTAGTGATTTTTTATCTTTGGCAAAGAATAAACAAGTCAAATTAGAAATGCAGAATTTGAATACGATTATAAAGACCATTGCTCCTTTACTGCAGTCCAATGCGATCATATCCAATAAATCCCTTCATCTGGATTTAAACCTCATACCGGATTTACCCCTTGACTCTAAGGAAATCCGTCAGCTTCTCTTAAATCTAGTGTATAATGCGTTAGATGCTATGCCGCCCCATCGAAATATTACTATAAAATCCTTCATGGAAAAAGGTCAAGTCATACTAGCCGTCCAGGATGAGGGCACCGGCATCCCGCCAGAATTGATCGAAAAGTTAGGAACCCCCTTTTTTACCACTAAAGAAAAAGGAACGGGCTTAGGATTAGCCGTCTGCTATCGAATTGTTGCCAGACACAAAGCAACCATTGAAATTGATACTTGCTCTCAGGGCACTACCTTTTTTATAAAATTTAATCAGTAACTACATATTGCGGTGGTAATGCATTCATTACCGCCACTCTTATATTTTCAGGCAAGGCGCATAACAATGTATCAATAATCTCCCGCAAGCGCTTTGTTGACTTAGATTCGAAACGTAAAGTAAATAAGGGCTCTGTAACAGAGGCGCGAATCATCCCCCAACCATCTTGAAATTCAATTCGCACACCATCAATACGGTTCGGTTTATACACTGCTAATTTTTCGGCTACAGCATCTAAAACTGCTTCTTTATCAGTTCCCTTATACGTAATCCGGATATCAGGGGTAAGAATATAATTAGGAATTTCATCCACAAGCTTCGCTAGGGAACCATGAGCAGCAACAAATTCACATACCTTTAACCCCGCAAACATGCCATCATCATAGCCCAGTTCACGAAAGAAGAAGTGCCCGCTGATTTCCCCGGCAAATAATGCCTTCTCTTGTATAAAAGCAGCTTTACTAAAGGTATGTCCGGCTCTTGCCATGACAGGCCTGCCACCAGCTTTACGAATTTCCTCAGGTGCGACCATGGAACATTTGGCATCATAAATAATCGTTCCTGGCTGTTTCTCAAGATAATATTGAGCGATCAGGACAATGATATCATCATTATCAACGGCACGTCCGTTTTCATCAACAAAAGCAACTCGATCTCCATCACCATCAAAGGCTACACCTAGGTTTGCACGACTTTCCCGAACCTTTTCTCCAAGTCCCTGCAAATTTTCAGCCAAGGCTGGGTTAGGCGAACGATTGGGAAAATTTCCATCGGGCTGACAATATAATTCAATTACATCATAACCTAACTGCTTGAATAATTGCGGTGCAATCTGAGAGGTAGCTCCATTACCAGCATCAACCACCACTCGCAATTTACTTTTTTGAGCTAAGAGTGCAGTAGATGCGATATACTCATCCACAATGGGCAATGCGATCATTGTGCCTTCACCGACGACACTCACACCCTCTTCCACCATTTGTTTTATTTCTAAGATATCCTCTTCTGTTACAGGCTGATCACCAAATACCAGCTTAAAGCCATTGTAAGGAGCAGGATTATGAGAAGCAGTAACCATAACCCCTCCCATTGCCTGCATCACTTTTTGCGCATAATAAAAAACAGGAGTGGCTACCGTCCCAATATCAATGACTTCACAGCCTGATCCCACCAGCGCTTTAATTAAAATATCTTTTAAAATTGGCGTGGATAAGCGAACATCACCGCCTACTACTACTTTTTTGCCAGCTAATTTAACGCCTACTGCCAAGCCGATTTTGTATGCGATCTCCTCTGTCAATTCAATACCTGCAATTCCCCGAATATCACATGCATGGAAAATTTTCATAAAATCAAGTATTCTCCCTTCAGAACATTATTATGGCTATTGTAGCATTTAAGGACAAGTAAGTACAATCTACAGTCACTTTTTTCTCTTCTTTAACATAAGATAATCTAAAGAAGATTTGACTAAAACAGTAGGGGGAATCAGATTGGCTAGTCCTGAAAAGATGATTAAAATGTTACTAGAGGAAATTCATCAAATTACATTACCATTGGCTACCATCGTGAAGAATCAGGAAATCCTCATTATTCAAAATAAGCAGGTCATCGAATTATTAGAGCAAATTCGCATTTCTAGAAGCGAAGACGACGACGAAGACGACGACGACGAATAAACAATCGCCTTACAACTATAGAAATAGAAAAATAGCAAGCGATATCTTAATTCTAATCGCTTGCTATTTTTCTGTTTTTTTATTCATATGAACTTCAGCCCACTGCTTCCACGAATTTTCAAAGACAGCATAATCAATGCCTGCATTTTTACTGATAGCCTTATCTAAGCTATCGCCAGCTTTTAAACTCTTAATAACATCTTGCAGCGTATCCTCTCCATACACCTCGGCAATATAACGTACAGCAGCCAGTGATTGACGATATGCCAAAGATTGATTGGACAGTTCATCAAAGCTGTCCTCCAGCTCTCTCATGGTGTACATCCTATTATCCAATACATTATCAGCAGTAATCCATTCATAATGATTTGCACGATACTCCACATACTGAGCCAGACCTTCTGTAAACCAGCGAGGATAATTCCCATTGGTTATATGATCAAACACCAAATGAGTGTACTCATGCACCATCGGACCTGAATGAATAAATTCTTCCACGGATTCTCCATCATTTAGCCATACATGAGGTGATAGCAGTTGAATGGTTCCACCCCAGTACACTCCCATGGCACTTTCATTACCAGACCAGCCAAAAGCCTGACGCAGCTGGTTCTTATTCGAATGAATAAGAATTAATGTTTTACCAGAAGGCGCATACTGCAGCGTTTCAATTACTGGCTGATATGCAGCCTCAGCAGCCTGTCCTATCATACTTACTGTGTCAGCATCAACTGGAGCGTATTTAATCCTAAAATGCGCAGTTTCATAAGTTGCCATATCCCTT
Proteins encoded in this window:
- a CDS encoding PAS domain-containing protein — translated: MEDQRKAKKQLIEELISLRQQLAKWNAAPTPSCPHHSMDEPQHSSALLPKPHAYLWEGEFKSLVENSPDAIIRFDKDLRFLYANKVALKVMRIPLASCLGKTVSELKFPRKYYKLWKSQVETIFQTKQQAKFEAEFTSSKEHHFYYHARLVPEFSIDGSVVSVLCTLRNIDELKKTELELRASEFRNHKLLSSLPDFLFYLTNEGVYLDYHVTNPDLLYKPHNSRIGKHLTEVLPSKQAQQFMSEIKCAIKTGKIKSIEYQLPINDTICSMEARIMTYDKSSVLVIVRDITELKHLRQELTRLDQLNLVGEMAATIGHEVRNPMTSVRGFLQFLSYKEECHNFKNYFQLMIEELDRANSIISDFLSLAKNKQVKLEMQNLNTIIKTIAPLLQSNAIISNKSLHLDLNLIPDLPLDSKEIRQLLLNLVYNALDAMPPHRNITIKSFMEKGQVILAVQDEGTGIPPELIEKLGTPFFTTKEKGTGLGLAVCYRIVARHKATIEIDTCSQGTTFFIKFNQ
- a CDS encoding phosphomannomutase/phosphoglucomutase encodes the protein MKIFHACDIRGIAGIELTEEIAYKIGLAVGVKLAGKKVVVGGDVRLSTPILKDILIKALVGSGCEVIDIGTVATPVFYYAQKVMQAMGGVMVTASHNPAPYNGFKLVFGDQPVTEEDILEIKQMVEEGVSVVGEGTMIALPIVDEYIASTALLAQKSKLRVVVDAGNGATSQIAPQLFKQLGYDVIELYCQPDGNFPNRSPNPALAENLQGLGEKVRESRANLGVAFDGDGDRVAFVDENGRAVDNDDIIVLIAQYYLEKQPGTIIYDAKCSMVAPEEIRKAGGRPVMARAGHTFSKAAFIQEKALFAGEISGHFFFRELGYDDGMFAGLKVCEFVAAHGSLAKLVDEIPNYILTPDIRITYKGTDKEAVLDAVAEKLAVYKPNRIDGVRIEFQDGWGMIRASVTEPLFTLRFESKSTKRLREIIDTLLCALPENIRVAVMNALPPQYVVTD
- a CDS encoding peptidase MA family metallohydrolase yields the protein MRKVLIGEVNTFIMVAGLLFILMLVFAMPTKPRMWLYPLVRQAVQIKVNYEARDMATYETAHFRIKYAPVDADTVSMIGQAAEAAYQPVIETLQYAPSGKTLILIHSNKNQLRQAFGWSGNESAMGVYWGGTIQLLSPHVWLNDGESVEEFIHSGPMVHEYTHLVFDHITNGNYPRWFTEGLAQYVEYRANHYEWITADNVLDNRMYTMRELEDSFDELSNQSLAYRQSLAAVRYIAEVYGEDTLQDVIKSLKAGDSLDKAISKNAGIDYAVFENSWKQWAEVHMNKKTEK
- a CDS encoding MBL fold metallo-hydrolase, which gives rise to MKVHVLASGSTGNAIFLDFTHTKILVDAGISTRRIKQSLAALGTDIEELDGVFITHEHRDHISGLPTMTKKYNLPVYASPYTWRAMYCRDVIPDLCCQNLSENVTIGQVRVEPFSISHDAADPVGFRFYHGSSKCSVVTDIGFVTDAVKEAIALSDVLVLECNHDLDMLENGAYPWHLKRRIKSNRGHLSNVDAAWTLARLKRKPNMQVFLAHMSKENNNPELAKSTVSAILEEQGLKIGSEIELHITYPDRTVSSNF
- a CDS encoding S1C family serine protease, whose protein sequence is MNRKIGQIFLIAVVGALIGGGLVLGYGGRFLSKSTPQNMTPMQNLLQEPAAQAQVSEARNTPLVRAAQTVGPAVVGITNKAYARNSFNRKELVEQGVGSGVIFDGNGYIATNNHVVENAQEITVSLADGRVLAGRVLGADPATDLAVVKVDAAGLPTAVLGDSDSLLVGEPALAIGNPLGLEFKGSVTAGVISALNRSIEIGERKFKLIQTDAAINPGNSGGALVNADGVVIGINSAKIAVAGVEGIGFSIPINTARPILQSLIEKGRVVRAYLGVGILDRNTAASYGYELTIDKGVYLLQIAKGGPADKAGLREGDVILKIGDTEVNSVADLRGAVDEQAVGNTVSVTILRKGNQQTVNVLLEEMPTQQ